One stretch of Planococcus sp. PAMC 21323 DNA includes these proteins:
- a CDS encoding BrxA/BrxB family bacilliredoxin encodes MNAYDEYMKGIVVPMRQELVSAGFKELTSAEDVNEHMSSTKGTSLVVINSICGCAAGLARPAVIEALQTVEAKPEHLVTVFAGQDKEATAQMRHYFEEVAPSSPSIAVLKDGELAHFIPREQIEGYPMEQIRDHLAQALEQVATQ; translated from the coding sequence ATGAACGCATATGATGAATACATGAAAGGCATTGTTGTGCCGATGCGTCAAGAATTGGTAAGCGCAGGATTTAAAGAGTTAACGTCTGCAGAGGATGTCAATGAACATATGAGCAGCACTAAAGGAACAAGTCTCGTAGTGATTAACTCTATTTGTGGCTGTGCAGCAGGACTAGCACGTCCAGCAGTTATAGAAGCACTCCAAACAGTTGAAGCAAAACCGGAACATTTGGTGACTGTTTTTGCTGGTCAAGATAAAGAAGCGACAGCTCAAATGCGTCATTATTTTGAAGAAGTTGCTCCATCATCTCCATCGATTGCGGTGTTAAAAGATGGCGAACTGGCTCACTTTATTCCACGTGAACAAATTGAGGGCTATCCTATGGAGCAAATTCGCGATCATTTGGCACAAGCGCTTGAACAAGTGGCAACTCAGTGA
- a CDS encoding GNAT family N-acetyltransferase, protein MNRQQPDYYDANHAYISTQPEHPEKVIDEVVSYYRSYSITPRFYLDHVDSLTKFIAQLKEKGFQYEELPQPIQLWNKEITALLIPEHVTVKKVDNSNYQDASWVECQIKEFGGKAVREKAFEIEFNDNRYTHFLLKVNGKPSSTACLFVHGNQGRVESVATVEEYRGQGLIGFVLQCIQKQAQTMQLDYLWVHPINEQVEKVYGRYGFSTIYTLQSGHAFMDGKA, encoded by the coding sequence TTGAACAGACAGCAACCCGATTATTATGACGCAAATCACGCTTATATAAGTACACAACCCGAACACCCTGAGAAAGTAATCGACGAAGTAGTTTCATACTACAGATCGTATTCAATTACGCCACGGTTTTATTTAGACCATGTCGATTCCCTAACAAAGTTTATCGCTCAGTTAAAAGAAAAAGGCTTTCAGTATGAAGAATTACCTCAACCAATTCAATTATGGAATAAAGAAATAACAGCGCTCTTAATCCCTGAACATGTCACTGTTAAAAAAGTAGACAACTCGAATTATCAGGACGCATCGTGGGTTGAGTGCCAGATTAAAGAATTTGGTGGAAAAGCTGTTCGCGAAAAAGCTTTTGAAATAGAGTTTAATGACAATCGGTATACTCACTTTTTGTTAAAAGTTAATGGCAAACCGAGTTCGACTGCGTGTTTATTTGTTCATGGAAATCAAGGGCGGGTAGAAAGTGTTGCGACTGTCGAAGAATACAGAGGGCAAGGATTGATTGGATTTGTTTTGCAATGTATACAAAAACAAGCTCAGACGATGCAGTTAGATTATTTGTGGGTTCACCCTATTAATGAGCAAGTTGAAAAAGTATATGGCCGCTACGGATTTTCCACAATCTATACCTTGCAATCTGGCCATGCTTTTATGGATGGGAAAGCATAA
- a CDS encoding conserved virulence factor C family protein: MKILTIEPTPSPNTMKVIIDQELPFGKSHNYNKANIENAPKEVQELLTIDGVKGVYHVADFLAVERISKFDWEAILAQVRAVFGEDREHTGDEIEIDEHFGEVYVHVQEFKGIPLQVKVFDSASEERIGMSERFVLAMKKVMDPTEENYLFQRKWADYGVRYGDKAEIGNSMVEEIEAAYPQERLDALSTKKDLEQHEAAPRGRKISPEEFNAPDWQTRFQLLDQMIEADLEDLPLLSLALDDEKMSIRRQAAIFLGDIDDKAVVPYVERAMKDKSWAVRRTAGDTISDLGFEEFEPIMIETLQDKNKLVRWRAAMFLYETGTETALPALKLAENEQEFEVKLQIKMAIARITEGEDAKGSVWKQMTEARQAMKGK; this comes from the coding sequence GTGAAAATTTTAACGATAGAACCGACACCAAGCCCGAATACGATGAAAGTAATTATTGACCAAGAGTTGCCGTTTGGTAAAAGCCATAATTATAATAAAGCCAATATAGAAAATGCTCCGAAAGAAGTTCAAGAGTTACTAACAATAGACGGCGTCAAGGGCGTCTATCACGTGGCAGACTTTTTGGCAGTCGAGCGCATTTCAAAGTTTGATTGGGAAGCGATTTTAGCGCAAGTAAGAGCAGTATTTGGCGAAGATCGTGAGCATACAGGAGACGAAATCGAAATAGATGAACATTTTGGCGAAGTTTATGTTCATGTGCAAGAATTCAAAGGCATTCCCCTTCAAGTAAAAGTGTTCGATAGTGCTTCTGAAGAACGTATTGGAATGTCTGAGCGCTTTGTTCTGGCAATGAAAAAAGTGATGGATCCGACAGAAGAAAATTACTTGTTTCAGCGTAAATGGGCGGATTACGGCGTACGTTATGGCGATAAAGCCGAAATCGGTAACAGCATGGTTGAAGAAATCGAAGCAGCTTATCCACAAGAGCGCTTAGATGCACTGTCAACAAAAAAAGATTTAGAACAACACGAAGCTGCACCTCGTGGACGTAAAATTTCTCCCGAAGAATTTAATGCTCCTGACTGGCAAACACGTTTCCAATTGTTAGATCAAATGATTGAAGCAGATCTTGAAGATTTGCCTTTATTATCTCTTGCCTTAGATGACGAAAAAATGTCAATTCGCAGACAAGCTGCGATTTTCTTAGGTGATATCGATGATAAAGCTGTAGTTCCTTATGTAGAACGTGCCATGAAAGACAAAAGTTGGGCTGTAAGAAGAACTGCAGGAGATACGATTAGTGATCTAGGATTTGAAGAGTTTGAGCCGATCATGATCGAAACCTTACAAGATAAAAATAAATTGGTTCGATGGAGAGCGGCGATGTTTCTTTACGAAACGGGAACAGAAACCGCTTTACCAGCACTTAAGCTAGCAGAAAATGAACAGGAATTTGAAGTGAAATTACAAATTAAAATGGCCATTGCACGCATCACAGAAGGTGAAGATGCGAAAGGTTCAGTATGGAAACAAATGACCGAAGCTCGACAAGCGATGAAAGGTAAATGA
- a CDS encoding ABC-F family ATP-binding cassette domain-containing protein has product MSHLNITKLTKTVGAKTLFKDVEFSLYPGERAGLIGVNGTGKSTLMSILAGSMDADSVVMDHPKKYQITYLMQEPEFDESLTVLETVFSGKSPILALNRAYENALKNMMVDSSSTQLQDELMDIQEKMEQENAWDINALAKTALSKLGIDMYDQVVGELSGGQRKRVALAKALIEPADLILLDEPTNHLDAVSTEWLQETLLRMGSAMLFVTHDRYFLDAVSTHIFEIADQTMYTHKGNYGDYLENKAIRDEMNASSQQKLENRFRSELKWIRRGAKARSTKQKARIQRFDEIKENVQKENDNTSLELSMQSQRLGKKIIEGKNMGVAYGDKQIFSGFDFLLQGGDRIGIVGPNGAGKSTLMKMLAGELEPTTGKMEYGSTVKIAHFTQHLPEMDESQRMIEYIQETSSDFEAEKGVRLSATQMLERFLFPSNGHGTQIGKLSGGERKRLYLLKLLMEQPNILFLDEPTNDLDIQTLSVLEDFLENFPGVVITISHDRFFLDRIAQKLWTTGTGKIEEYQGLYSEFIKEKNNPVALAEQQLVETEVVQPQPVKAKKKMSYKEQVEYDNILEKIAEAEAKIEAREEEMALAGSDYDKLQKLTEEVNTLTEEYDALIERWTHLQEIAEA; this is encoded by the coding sequence ATGAGCCACTTAAATATTACGAAATTAACAAAAACAGTTGGAGCCAAAACGTTATTCAAGGATGTTGAGTTTTCACTGTATCCGGGAGAACGTGCTGGATTAATCGGTGTAAACGGAACAGGAAAATCGACGTTAATGTCGATTTTAGCAGGGTCAATGGATGCAGACAGTGTTGTAATGGATCATCCGAAAAAATATCAAATTACGTATTTGATGCAAGAGCCTGAATTTGACGAGTCATTAACCGTGCTTGAAACGGTATTCTCCGGAAAATCACCGATTCTTGCGTTAAACCGCGCATATGAAAATGCATTGAAAAATATGATGGTCGATTCGAGTTCGACACAATTGCAAGATGAATTGATGGATATTCAAGAAAAAATGGAACAAGAAAACGCATGGGATATTAACGCACTTGCCAAAACAGCTCTATCCAAACTAGGAATTGATATGTACGATCAAGTGGTTGGCGAATTGTCAGGCGGTCAGCGTAAACGTGTTGCTCTTGCAAAAGCATTGATCGAACCAGCTGATTTAATCCTTTTGGATGAGCCAACGAACCATCTTGATGCTGTTTCAACAGAATGGTTACAAGAAACACTATTACGTATGGGATCGGCCATGCTTTTCGTAACGCATGATCGTTACTTCTTAGATGCAGTGTCTACTCATATTTTCGAAATTGCTGATCAAACCATGTATACACATAAAGGAAACTACGGCGATTACCTTGAAAACAAAGCGATTCGCGATGAAATGAATGCGTCGTCTCAGCAGAAACTTGAAAACCGTTTCCGCTCAGAGTTAAAATGGATTCGTCGTGGTGCCAAAGCACGTTCGACAAAACAAAAAGCACGGATTCAACGTTTTGATGAAATTAAAGAAAACGTTCAAAAAGAAAATGACAATACATCACTTGAGTTGTCAATGCAAAGCCAACGTCTTGGTAAGAAAATTATCGAAGGTAAGAATATGGGCGTAGCATACGGCGACAAACAAATCTTCAGCGGATTCGACTTCCTATTACAAGGCGGAGATCGGATTGGAATTGTCGGACCTAATGGTGCGGGGAAATCTACGTTAATGAAGATGTTGGCGGGCGAACTTGAACCGACGACTGGAAAAATGGAATACGGCAGCACAGTGAAAATTGCTCACTTTACGCAACATTTGCCAGAAATGGACGAGTCTCAACGAATGATCGAATACATTCAAGAAACGTCAAGTGATTTTGAAGCCGAAAAAGGCGTCCGTCTTTCGGCCACTCAAATGCTGGAGCGCTTTTTGTTCCCGTCAAACGGTCACGGCACACAAATCGGTAAATTATCTGGTGGCGAGCGTAAACGTCTGTACTTGCTAAAATTATTAATGGAACAGCCAAATATTTTGTTTTTAGATGAGCCAACAAATGATTTAGATATTCAAACACTTTCCGTTTTGGAAGATTTCTTAGAAAACTTCCCTGGCGTTGTCATTACGATTTCGCATGATCGCTTTTTCCTTGATCGCATTGCACAGAAATTATGGACCACAGGGACTGGTAAAATCGAAGAATATCAAGGTTTATACTCAGAGTTTATTAAAGAAAAAAACAACCCTGTTGCATTAGCAGAACAACAATTGGTTGAAACAGAAGTAGTGCAACCTCAACCTGTTAAGGCAAAAAAGAAAATGTCGTATAAAGAACAAGTAGAGTATGACAATATTTTAGAAAAAATCGCGGAAGCAGAAGCAAAAATTGAAGCGCGAGAAGAAGAAATGGCTTTAGCTGGTTCTGATTACGATAAATTACAAAAGCTAACAGAAGAAGTAAATACGTTGACAGAAGAATACGATGCGTTAATCGAGCGATGGACTCATCTTCAAGAAATCGCAGAAGCGTGA
- a CDS encoding HD domain-containing protein: MDQEKINQCENEVSKIYEQFDASHDWQHIERVMKNAKIILAQENADAFIVELAVLLHDVSDPKYKKPDEDLESDILNRLNLTDEQQQKIQEVIASVSFKGGNGKSATSIEAKIVQDADRLDAIGAIGIARAFAYGGAKGRKLYDWNEKARTEMTEQEYREAQTSSVTHFYEKLLLLKDQMTTETGKQMAEERHEFMLSFLKQLQTETDGNK, encoded by the coding sequence ATGGATCAGGAAAAAATCAATCAATGTGAAAATGAAGTAAGCAAAATTTATGAGCAGTTTGATGCAAGCCACGATTGGCAGCATATTGAACGCGTCATGAAAAATGCCAAAATAATTTTGGCGCAAGAAAACGCGGATGCCTTTATCGTAGAGTTAGCGGTATTGCTTCACGACGTTTCAGACCCGAAATACAAAAAGCCAGACGAGGATTTAGAGAGTGATATATTAAATCGATTAAATCTGACAGACGAGCAGCAACAAAAAATACAAGAGGTCATAGCGTCTGTATCCTTTAAAGGTGGCAATGGGAAGTCTGCAACAAGTATTGAAGCCAAAATTGTTCAAGACGCAGATCGCTTAGATGCAATTGGTGCTATTGGCATTGCCCGCGCTTTTGCATATGGTGGAGCCAAAGGTCGCAAGTTATATGATTGGAACGAAAAAGCACGCACAGAAATGACCGAGCAGGAATATCGGGAAGCACAAACGAGTAGCGTTACGCATTTTTACGAAAAGCTTTTATTACTCAAAGATCAAATGACAACGGAAACTGGTAAGCAGATGGCTGAAGAACGCCATGAATTTATGCTATCCTTTTTAAAGCAACTTCAAACAGAAACGGATGGGAATAAATGA
- a CDS encoding cold-shock protein, protein MNQGTVKWFNSEKGYGFIEYNDGDDVFVHFTGIQGDGFRTLTEGKIVSFDIIDGNRGPQAANVIEVDPE, encoded by the coding sequence ATGAACCAAGGTACAGTAAAATGGTTTAACTCAGAAAAAGGTTACGGATTTATTGAGTATAATGATGGCGACGATGTATTTGTCCATTTTACAGGCATCCAAGGTGACGGGTTTCGTACATTAACTGAAGGCAAAATTGTATCATTCGATATTATTGATGGCAATCGTGGTCCACAAGCTGCCAATGTAATCGAAGTCGATCCAGAATAA
- a CDS encoding zinc-finger domain-containing protein, with protein MKKISIIKEIDEMLTTYCDGCFVKNQLRKDDGKTAAHRFCISNCTVGAQLQFLGNELNKVGTGTQQ; from the coding sequence GTGAAGAAAATTTCTATTATAAAAGAAATTGATGAAATGCTAACGACTTATTGTGACGGTTGTTTTGTGAAAAACCAGCTTCGTAAAGATGATGGAAAAACAGCTGCTCACCGGTTTTGCATAAGTAACTGTACAGTTGGTGCGCAATTGCAGTTTTTAGGTAATGAACTTAACAAAGTTGGAACCGGTACACAACAATAA
- a CDS encoding queuosine precursor transporter, with amino-acid sequence MFNEFWGLGFALFNFVLLLIMYKFFGKTGLFAWVAISTVLANIQVTKTIEIIGLTATLGNSLYASTFLATDILNEKYGKKEAKKAVWLGFSSLLIMVLVMQFGIKFIPADSDFAQSSLETIFGLIPQIAIGSMIAYLASQHLDVLIFGALRKIFPKDSQFWIRNNGSTLLSQLLDTLIFTSIAFWGVFPFDVWIQIFFSTYLLKFIVSILDTPFGYLAKMIKPIDEK; translated from the coding sequence TTGTTTAATGAATTTTGGGGACTTGGCTTTGCCTTGTTCAATTTTGTTCTATTATTAATTATGTATAAGTTTTTTGGGAAAACAGGCTTGTTTGCATGGGTCGCGATTTCTACTGTTCTTGCCAACATTCAAGTTACAAAAACCATTGAAATTATTGGTCTTACTGCTACTCTCGGCAACAGTCTGTATGCCTCAACATTTTTAGCAACCGATATTTTAAATGAAAAATACGGCAAAAAAGAAGCGAAAAAAGCGGTTTGGCTTGGATTCTCGTCACTCCTTATCATGGTGCTAGTCATGCAATTCGGTATTAAATTTATACCCGCTGACAGTGATTTTGCACAAAGCTCATTAGAAACGATTTTCGGTCTTATTCCGCAAATTGCCATCGGTAGTATGATTGCATATCTTGCCAGTCAACATTTAGATGTTCTCATTTTCGGTGCACTTCGCAAAATTTTTCCGAAGGATAGCCAATTTTGGATACGTAATAACGGTTCCACATTACTTAGTCAATTACTGGACACGTTAATTTTTACTTCGATTGCGTTTTGGGGTGTATTTCCATTTGACGTGTGGATTCAAATATTCTTCTCGACGTATTTATTGAAATTTATTGTCTCAATCCTAGATACGCCATTTGGCTACTTAGCTAAAATGATTAAACCCATTGACGAAAAGTAG
- a CDS encoding ribonuclease HI family protein — protein sequence MLEVFVDAASAGTPQVSAVGVFIRGEGHVIHWSEYVGEMDNHTAEFTALVKGLELVKDLSPQMISIKSDSQVTVDAFERRFIKNPKFKPLLERALEIGDQFEYCFIKWIPDSQNRAADALARTELRAHK from the coding sequence ATGCTAGAAGTGTTTGTAGATGCAGCAAGTGCAGGTACACCACAAGTTAGTGCAGTCGGCGTTTTTATCCGTGGTGAAGGTCATGTCATTCACTGGAGCGAATATGTGGGTGAAATGGACAATCATACGGCAGAATTCACAGCACTTGTTAAAGGATTGGAGCTTGTAAAAGATCTGTCTCCTCAAATGATTTCGATTAAATCTGATTCACAAGTGACGGTTGATGCGTTCGAAAGACGATTTATTAAAAACCCGAAATTCAAACCTTTACTTGAACGTGCGCTAGAGATTGGAGATCAATTTGAGTATTGCTTTATAAAATGGATCCCTGATTCTCAAAATCGCGCGGCAGATGCCCTTGCTAGAACTGAACTTCGAGCACATAAATAA